One genomic window of Megachile rotundata isolate GNS110a chromosome 12, iyMegRotu1, whole genome shotgun sequence includes the following:
- the Dnmt3 gene encoding DNA methyltransferase 3 isoform X1 — protein sequence MSSCVDQQQVTEETIPCNKDSLQRWAERSVWTLVCAMELGLIPSEMNARSGTTRDAALEDNESLFSTNSTIEIADSSTRKSSSRFSARISPYSSKNRSYLGSGRGRKKAAKRNAHAKRGNRKLDRGNDATIENFWKSCKRKTRSRSGKREHREDRERIIGDFTFDLPRNDCTACCPTCKRECVQSAPSSAVRSTRFPVAPVAPVAPVTMATLRRKRVSKIRSWKRNGPNAVLEPSDIVALPNERLVRGRRRLVDEDQRRSSTEDENREPILYPLPPIDREYSSDSRSTTVSESNNREISKLLENEHERETFRSADFSCVLSTFSPIEEISNEKKFSIEEETLHDDRKNRLPSPADEVREKRRCKSVDGIGKRSGTRSSSLKRNRTAPGSVNAFTLRAMTFQTIQEHPEPRRVTRGSTKVDKDRVVGKLVWGCCSGWWPALIIDADHVGMLSETGKVWVYWIGEARISLLNEKTQIESFSSNLKCRLTQNLNVARVRAIDATMQVFPSLLFLSTLLFFLEHACLPLVPPPPFPLTRLARVSVHPSILASDLLQMLRKRLGCALTKPYAAWIEKNFSEAIEAFDEIRFYPYPPRIQQRLDHLKEKNAKVTEKYLSDQKRETQNKKIDKPKESPPQRVDVDLTRLPLKEQHPGTITWAKISGHNWWPAMIIDYRDCCMREPSFGCQWIMWYGDYQLSEVHHQLFLRFDKGIERMQDYVKNTKKHVYLVGVLQAAKDYCSRFGYETESWTLADVFEYFSKTDTIAETLRVPLKKEDSVKIYDKYSTHIVGKLNELKNNPNVDDKRARDIKSSDDLRSAITGRIPFESLCLKCLKIPKDGATELHPFFEGSLCKECSEQYKPCMFVFGNDSKCFYCTICAATGTVIICDKEECPRVYCTACMKHLLCPTTYEQVLQEDPWECFLCNGASRSVSDTIVRPRSNWKDKIIDMFRTVSNSVVRSVQHSQHGRKIRVLSLFDGLSTGLLVLQKLGLAVDVYYASEIDPDALLVSASHFGDRIVHLGDVRGITKEKIKEIAPIDLLIGGSPCNDLSLANPARLGLYDPNGTGILFFEYRRILELLKKINNGRHLFWMYENVASMPSEYRLEINKHLGQEPDAIDSADFSPQHRLRLYWHNLPIEPQFLANQGEQDVQDILTPHCQRYALVKKIRTVTTKVNSLKQGKLALKPILMKDESDSLWITELEEIFGFPRHYTDVKNLSATKRQRLIGKSWSVQTLTAILRSLCPYFECNTVPTD from the exons GTCACCGAGGAAACGATTCCTTGCAACAAGGATTCCTTGCAGCGATGGGCGGAGAGAAGCGTGTGGACGCTGGTATGCGCGATGGAATTGGGATTGATACCGTCGGAGATGAACGCGAGGAGCGGCACGACGCGAGACGCTGCTCTCGAGGACAACGAGTCGCTCTTCTCGACGAATTCTACGATCGAAATCGCCGATTCTTCCACGCGGAAATCGTCTTCGCGATTCTCCGCGAGAATATCTCCGTATTCGTCGAAAAACCGGTCCTACCTAGGAAGTGGCCGCGGAAGGAAGAAGGCGGCCAAGAGAAACGCTCACGCGAAACGTGGAAATCGCAAACTCGATCGTGGCAACGATGCGACGATCGAAAACTTTTGGAAATCGTGCAAGAGAAAAACGAGGAGTAGATCGGGCAAGCGAGAACACCGAGAAGATCGCGAACGAATCATCGGAGATTTTACGTTCGATCTGCCTCGTAACGATTGCACCGCTTGCTGCCCCACTTGCAAACGCGAGTGCGTCCAGAGCGCACCGTCGTCGGCCGTTCGATCGACTCGCTTTCCCGTCGCTCCCGTCGCTCCCGTCGCTCCCGTCACGATGGCTACGTTGCGGCGAAAACGCGTGTCGAAGATTCGCTCGTGGAAAAGAAACGGTCCTAACGCGGTCCTCGAACCGTCCGACATCGTCGCTTTGCCGAACGAACGACTCGTTCGCGGTCGTCGGAGACTCGTCGACGAGGATCAACGACGTTCTTCGACCGAGGACGAGAACCGCGAACCGATACTCTACCCGTTGCCTCCGATAGATCGAGAATACTCGAGCGATTCTCGTTCCACGACCGTCTCGGAATCGAACAATCGCGAAATCTCGAAGCTGCTCGAAAACGAACACGAACGAGAAACTTTTCGATCGGCCGACTTTTCCTGCGTACTTTCTACCTTCTCGCCGATCGAAGAAATCTCGAACGAGAAGAAATTCTCGATCGAAGAAGAGACGTTGCACGACGATCGAAAGAATCGACTCCCGTCGCCGGCCGACGAGGTTCGCGAAAAGAGACGCTGCAAATCGGTCGACGGTATCGGAAAGCGCTCAGGAACGAGAAGTTCGAGTTTGAAGAGAAACAGGACGGCGCCTGGAAGCGTGAACGCCTTTACGCTTCGAGCGATGACGTTCCAAACGATTCAAGAGCATCCCGAACCGAGAAGAGTGACGCGAGGATCGACGAAAGTGGACAAGGATCGCGTCGTTGGAAAACTGGTGTGGGGTTGTTGCTCCGGCTGGTGGCCAG CGTTAATTATCGATGCCGACCATGTAGGAATGTTGTCCGAGACGGGGAAAGTATGGGTTTACTGGATCGGAGAAGCTCGTATATCATTa CTGAACGAAAAAACGCAGATCGAATCGTTCTCCAGCAATCTGAAGTGTAGGCTGACGCAGAATTTGAACGTAGCACGAGTTCGAGCTATCGACGCGACGATGCAGGTTTTTCCTTCTTTGTTGTTTCTTTcaactcttcttttttttctcgagCACGCTTGTCTTCCCCTCGTTCCACCTCCTCCGTTTCCGTTAACGCGACTCGCTCGTGTCTCGGTGCATCCGAGCATTTTAGCATCCGATTTGCTTCAGATGTTGCGCAAACGACTCGGCTGCGCTTTGACGAAACCTTACGCCGCTTGGATAGAGAAGAACTTCTCGGAGGCGATCGAAG CGTTCGACGAGATAAGGTTCTACCCGTATCCGCCCCGAATACAACAAAGGCTCGACCATCTGAAGGAGAAGAACGCGAAAGTCACCGAAAAATACTTGTCGGATCAAAAGC GCGAAACTCAAAACAAGAAAATCGACAAACCGAAAGAATCGCCGCCGCAACGAGTCGACGTGGATTTAACGCGACTGCCTTTGAAGGAACAACATCCGGGCACTATAACGTGGGCAAAAATCTCGGGGCACAATTGGTGGCCAG CGATGATCATCGATTACCGCGACTGTTGCATGCGTGAGCCAAGCTTTGGTTGTCAGTGGATCATGTGGTACGGCGACTACCAACTTTCGGAG GTTCATCACCAGCTGTTTCTAAGATTCGACAAAGGAATCGAGAGGATGCAAGACTACGTGAAAAACACCAAGAAGCACGTCTATCTGGTCGGTGTCCTCCAAGCTGCGAAG GATTATTGTTCTCGTTTCGGATACGAAACCGAAAGTTGGACATTGGCCGACGTGTTCGAATACTTCTCGAAAACGGACACAATCGCGGAAACGCTGCGCGTTCCGTTAAAGAAAGAGGATTCCGTGAAAATATACGATAAATATTCGACGCATATCGTCGGCAAGCTGAACGAGTTAAAGAACAATCCGAACGTGGACGACAAACGAGCTCGGGATATAAAAAGCAGCG ACGATTTACGCTCCGCGATCACCGGCCGAATACCCTTCGAATCTCTCTGTCTGAAGTGCCTGAAGATTCCCAAGGACGGGGCTACGGAACTTCATCCGTTCTTCGAGGGATCTTTGTGCAAAGAGTGCTCG GAACAGTACAAACCTTGCATGTTCGTGTTCGGCAACGATTCGAAATGT TTTTATTGCACGATTTGCGCCGCTACCGGAACGGTGATCATCTGCGACAAAGAGGAGTGTCCGAG GGTTTACTGCACGGCTTGCATGAAGCATTTGTTGTGCCCGACGACGTACGAGCAAGTGCTGCAGGAAGATCCTTGGGAATGCTTCCTATGTAACGGCGCGTCTCGCTCCGTTTCCGACACGATCGTGCGACCACGCTCAAACTGGAAGGACAAAATAATCGACATGTTTCGTACGGTTTCTAATTCGGTCGTACGGTCGGTTCAACATAGCCAGCATGGAAGAAAGATACGCGTATTGTCTCTGTTCGACGGTTTGAGCACAG GTTTGCTGGTGCTTCAGAAGCTCGGACTAGCCGTAGACGTTTATTACGCGAGCGAAATCGATCCGGACGCGTTGCTGGTGAGCGCCTCGCATTTCGGCGATAGAATCGTTCATTTGGGCGACGTCAGGGGTATCACGAAAGAGAAGATCAAGGAAATTGCCCCGATCGATCTGTTGATCGGTGGATCGCCGTGCAACGACTTGAGCCTCGCTAACCCCGCACGACTCGGTCTCTATG ATCCAAATGGAACGGGAATCCTGTTCTTCGAATACCGCAGAATTCTGGAATTGCTCAAGAAAATTAACAACGGCCGTCACCTCTTTTGGATGTACGAAAACGTTGCCTCGATGCCAAGCGAGTATCGACTAGAAATTAACAA ACATTTAGGACAGGAACCAGACGCGATAGACTCTGCCGATTTTTCACCGCAACACCGACTCAGACTCTACTGGCACAATttacccattgaaccgcaaTTTTTGGCGAATCAAGGCGAACAAGACGTACAAGATATACTTACGCCGCATTGCCAACGTTACGCGCTCGTTAAAAAGATTCGAACGGTTACCACGAAAGTAAATTCGTTGAAACAAG GTAAACTGGCTTTGAAACCGATACTGATGAAGGACGAGAGCGACTCGTTGTGGATAACCGAGCTCGAAGAAATATTCGGATTCCCGCGACATTATACGGACGTGAAGAATTTATCGGCCACAAAACGGCAAAGATTAATAGGCAAATCATGGAGCGTGCAAACCTTAACTGCCATCTTAAGATCTCTTTGTCCCTATTTCGAGTGCAATACCGTGCCAACCGATTGA
- the Dnmt3 gene encoding DNA methyltransferase 3 isoform X3, whose amino-acid sequence MSSCVDQQQVTEETIPCNKDSLQRWAERSVWTLVCAMELGLIPSEMNARSGTTRDAALEDNESLFSTNSTIEIADSSTRKSSSRFSARISPYSSKNRSYLGSGRGRKKAAKRNAHAKRGNRKLDRGNDATIENFWKSCKRKTRSRSGKREHREDRERIIGDFTFDLPRNDCTACCPTCKRECVQSAPSSAVRSTRFPVAPVAPVAPVTMATLRRKRVSKIRSWKRNGPNAVLEPSDIVALPNERLVRGRRRLVDEDQRRSSTEDENREPILYPLPPIDREYSSDSRSTTVSESNNREISKLLENEHERETFRSADFSCVLSTFSPIEEISNEKKFSIEEETLHDDRKNRLPSPADEVREKRRCKSVDGIGKRSGTRSSSLKRNRTAPGSVNAFTLRAMTFQTIQEHPEPRRVTRGSTKVDKDRVVGKLVWGCCSGWWPALIIDADHVGMLSETGKVWVYWIGEARISLLNEKTQIESFSSNLKCRLTQNLNVARVRAIDATMQMLRKRLGCALTKPYAAWIEKNFSEAIEAFDEIRFYPYPPRIQQRLDHLKEKNAKVTEKYLSDQKRETQNKKIDKPKESPPQRVDVDLTRLPLKEQHPGTITWAKISGHNWWPAMIIDYRDCCMREPSFGCQWIMWYGDYQLSEVHHQLFLRFDKGIERMQDYVKNTKKHVYLVGVLQAAKDYCSRFGYETESWTLADVFEYFSKTDTIAETLRVPLKKEDSVKIYDKYSTHIVGKLNELKNNPNVDDKRARDIKSSDDLRSAITGRIPFESLCLKCLKIPKDGATELHPFFEGSLCKECSEQYKPCMFVFGNDSKCFYCTICAATGTVIICDKEECPRVYCTACMKHLLCPTTYEQVLQEDPWECFLCNGASRSVSDTIVRPRSNWKDKIIDMFRTVSNSVVRSVQHSQHGRKIRVLSLFDGLSTGLLVLQKLGLAVDVYYASEIDPDALLVSASHFGDRIVHLGDVRGITKEKIKEIAPIDLLIGGSPCNDLSLANPARLGLYDPNGTGILFFEYRRILELLKKINNGRHLFWMYENVASMPSEYRLEINKHLGQEPDAIDSADFSPQHRLRLYWHNLPIEPQFLANQGEQDVQDILTPHCQRYALVKKIRTVTTKVNSLKQGKLALKPILMKDESDSLWITELEEIFGFPRHYTDVKNLSATKRQRLIGKSWSVQTLTAILRSLCPYFECNTVPTD is encoded by the exons GTCACCGAGGAAACGATTCCTTGCAACAAGGATTCCTTGCAGCGATGGGCGGAGAGAAGCGTGTGGACGCTGGTATGCGCGATGGAATTGGGATTGATACCGTCGGAGATGAACGCGAGGAGCGGCACGACGCGAGACGCTGCTCTCGAGGACAACGAGTCGCTCTTCTCGACGAATTCTACGATCGAAATCGCCGATTCTTCCACGCGGAAATCGTCTTCGCGATTCTCCGCGAGAATATCTCCGTATTCGTCGAAAAACCGGTCCTACCTAGGAAGTGGCCGCGGAAGGAAGAAGGCGGCCAAGAGAAACGCTCACGCGAAACGTGGAAATCGCAAACTCGATCGTGGCAACGATGCGACGATCGAAAACTTTTGGAAATCGTGCAAGAGAAAAACGAGGAGTAGATCGGGCAAGCGAGAACACCGAGAAGATCGCGAACGAATCATCGGAGATTTTACGTTCGATCTGCCTCGTAACGATTGCACCGCTTGCTGCCCCACTTGCAAACGCGAGTGCGTCCAGAGCGCACCGTCGTCGGCCGTTCGATCGACTCGCTTTCCCGTCGCTCCCGTCGCTCCCGTCGCTCCCGTCACGATGGCTACGTTGCGGCGAAAACGCGTGTCGAAGATTCGCTCGTGGAAAAGAAACGGTCCTAACGCGGTCCTCGAACCGTCCGACATCGTCGCTTTGCCGAACGAACGACTCGTTCGCGGTCGTCGGAGACTCGTCGACGAGGATCAACGACGTTCTTCGACCGAGGACGAGAACCGCGAACCGATACTCTACCCGTTGCCTCCGATAGATCGAGAATACTCGAGCGATTCTCGTTCCACGACCGTCTCGGAATCGAACAATCGCGAAATCTCGAAGCTGCTCGAAAACGAACACGAACGAGAAACTTTTCGATCGGCCGACTTTTCCTGCGTACTTTCTACCTTCTCGCCGATCGAAGAAATCTCGAACGAGAAGAAATTCTCGATCGAAGAAGAGACGTTGCACGACGATCGAAAGAATCGACTCCCGTCGCCGGCCGACGAGGTTCGCGAAAAGAGACGCTGCAAATCGGTCGACGGTATCGGAAAGCGCTCAGGAACGAGAAGTTCGAGTTTGAAGAGAAACAGGACGGCGCCTGGAAGCGTGAACGCCTTTACGCTTCGAGCGATGACGTTCCAAACGATTCAAGAGCATCCCGAACCGAGAAGAGTGACGCGAGGATCGACGAAAGTGGACAAGGATCGCGTCGTTGGAAAACTGGTGTGGGGTTGTTGCTCCGGCTGGTGGCCAG CGTTAATTATCGATGCCGACCATGTAGGAATGTTGTCCGAGACGGGGAAAGTATGGGTTTACTGGATCGGAGAAGCTCGTATATCATTa CTGAACGAAAAAACGCAGATCGAATCGTTCTCCAGCAATCTGAAGTGTAGGCTGACGCAGAATTTGAACGTAGCACGAGTTCGAGCTATCGACGCGACGATGCAG ATGTTGCGCAAACGACTCGGCTGCGCTTTGACGAAACCTTACGCCGCTTGGATAGAGAAGAACTTCTCGGAGGCGATCGAAG CGTTCGACGAGATAAGGTTCTACCCGTATCCGCCCCGAATACAACAAAGGCTCGACCATCTGAAGGAGAAGAACGCGAAAGTCACCGAAAAATACTTGTCGGATCAAAAGC GCGAAACTCAAAACAAGAAAATCGACAAACCGAAAGAATCGCCGCCGCAACGAGTCGACGTGGATTTAACGCGACTGCCTTTGAAGGAACAACATCCGGGCACTATAACGTGGGCAAAAATCTCGGGGCACAATTGGTGGCCAG CGATGATCATCGATTACCGCGACTGTTGCATGCGTGAGCCAAGCTTTGGTTGTCAGTGGATCATGTGGTACGGCGACTACCAACTTTCGGAG GTTCATCACCAGCTGTTTCTAAGATTCGACAAAGGAATCGAGAGGATGCAAGACTACGTGAAAAACACCAAGAAGCACGTCTATCTGGTCGGTGTCCTCCAAGCTGCGAAG GATTATTGTTCTCGTTTCGGATACGAAACCGAAAGTTGGACATTGGCCGACGTGTTCGAATACTTCTCGAAAACGGACACAATCGCGGAAACGCTGCGCGTTCCGTTAAAGAAAGAGGATTCCGTGAAAATATACGATAAATATTCGACGCATATCGTCGGCAAGCTGAACGAGTTAAAGAACAATCCGAACGTGGACGACAAACGAGCTCGGGATATAAAAAGCAGCG ACGATTTACGCTCCGCGATCACCGGCCGAATACCCTTCGAATCTCTCTGTCTGAAGTGCCTGAAGATTCCCAAGGACGGGGCTACGGAACTTCATCCGTTCTTCGAGGGATCTTTGTGCAAAGAGTGCTCG GAACAGTACAAACCTTGCATGTTCGTGTTCGGCAACGATTCGAAATGT TTTTATTGCACGATTTGCGCCGCTACCGGAACGGTGATCATCTGCGACAAAGAGGAGTGTCCGAG GGTTTACTGCACGGCTTGCATGAAGCATTTGTTGTGCCCGACGACGTACGAGCAAGTGCTGCAGGAAGATCCTTGGGAATGCTTCCTATGTAACGGCGCGTCTCGCTCCGTTTCCGACACGATCGTGCGACCACGCTCAAACTGGAAGGACAAAATAATCGACATGTTTCGTACGGTTTCTAATTCGGTCGTACGGTCGGTTCAACATAGCCAGCATGGAAGAAAGATACGCGTATTGTCTCTGTTCGACGGTTTGAGCACAG GTTTGCTGGTGCTTCAGAAGCTCGGACTAGCCGTAGACGTTTATTACGCGAGCGAAATCGATCCGGACGCGTTGCTGGTGAGCGCCTCGCATTTCGGCGATAGAATCGTTCATTTGGGCGACGTCAGGGGTATCACGAAAGAGAAGATCAAGGAAATTGCCCCGATCGATCTGTTGATCGGTGGATCGCCGTGCAACGACTTGAGCCTCGCTAACCCCGCACGACTCGGTCTCTATG ATCCAAATGGAACGGGAATCCTGTTCTTCGAATACCGCAGAATTCTGGAATTGCTCAAGAAAATTAACAACGGCCGTCACCTCTTTTGGATGTACGAAAACGTTGCCTCGATGCCAAGCGAGTATCGACTAGAAATTAACAA ACATTTAGGACAGGAACCAGACGCGATAGACTCTGCCGATTTTTCACCGCAACACCGACTCAGACTCTACTGGCACAATttacccattgaaccgcaaTTTTTGGCGAATCAAGGCGAACAAGACGTACAAGATATACTTACGCCGCATTGCCAACGTTACGCGCTCGTTAAAAAGATTCGAACGGTTACCACGAAAGTAAATTCGTTGAAACAAG GTAAACTGGCTTTGAAACCGATACTGATGAAGGACGAGAGCGACTCGTTGTGGATAACCGAGCTCGAAGAAATATTCGGATTCCCGCGACATTATACGGACGTGAAGAATTTATCGGCCACAAAACGGCAAAGATTAATAGGCAAATCATGGAGCGTGCAAACCTTAACTGCCATCTTAAGATCTCTTTGTCCCTATTTCGAGTGCAATACCGTGCCAACCGATTGA
- the Dnmt3 gene encoding DNA methyltransferase 3 isoform X4 — translation MSSCVDQQQVTEETIPCNKDSLQRWAERSVWTLVCAMELGLIPSEMNARSGTTRDAALEDNESLFSTNSTIEIADSSTRKSSSRFSARISPYSSKNRSYLGSGRGRKKAAKRNAHAKRGNRKLDRGNDATIENFWKSCKRKTRSRSGKREHREDRERIIGDFTFDLPRNDCTACCPTCKRECVQSAPSSAVRSTRFPVAPVAPVAPVTMATLRRKRVSKIRSWKRNGPNAVLEPSDIVALPNERLVRGRRRLVDEDQRRSSTEDENREPILYPLPPIDREYSSDSRSTTVSESNNREISKLLENEHERETFRSADFSCVLSTFSPIEEISNEKKFSIEEETLHDDRKNRLPSPADEVREKRRCKSVDGIGKRSGTRSSSLKRNRTAPGSVNAFTLRAMTFQTIQEHPEPRRVTRGSTKVDKDRVVGKLVWGCCSGWWPALIIDADHVGMLSETGKVWVYWIGEARISLLNEKTQIESFSSNLKCRLTQNLNVARVRAIDATMQVFPSLLFLSTLLFFLEHACLPLVPPPPFPLTRLARVSVHPSILASDLLQMLRKRLGCALTKPYAAWIEKNFSEAIEAFDEIRFYPYPPRIQQRLDHLKEKNAKVTEKYLSDQKRETQNKKIDKPKESPPQRVDVDLTRLPLKEQHPGTITWAKISGHNWWPAMIIDYRDCCMREPSFGCQWIMWYGDYQLSEVHHQLFLRFDKGIERMQDYVKNTKKHVYLVGVLQAAKFYCTICAATGTVIICDKEECPRVYCTACMKHLLCPTTYEQVLQEDPWECFLCNGASRSVSDTIVRPRSNWKDKIIDMFRTVSNSVVRSVQHSQHGRKIRVLSLFDGLSTGLLVLQKLGLAVDVYYASEIDPDALLVSASHFGDRIVHLGDVRGITKEKIKEIAPIDLLIGGSPCNDLSLANPARLGLYDPNGTGILFFEYRRILELLKKINNGRHLFWMYENVASMPSEYRLEINKHLGQEPDAIDSADFSPQHRLRLYWHNLPIEPQFLANQGEQDVQDILTPHCQRYALVKKIRTVTTKVNSLKQGKLALKPILMKDESDSLWITELEEIFGFPRHYTDVKNLSATKRQRLIGKSWSVQTLTAILRSLCPYFECNTVPTD, via the exons GTCACCGAGGAAACGATTCCTTGCAACAAGGATTCCTTGCAGCGATGGGCGGAGAGAAGCGTGTGGACGCTGGTATGCGCGATGGAATTGGGATTGATACCGTCGGAGATGAACGCGAGGAGCGGCACGACGCGAGACGCTGCTCTCGAGGACAACGAGTCGCTCTTCTCGACGAATTCTACGATCGAAATCGCCGATTCTTCCACGCGGAAATCGTCTTCGCGATTCTCCGCGAGAATATCTCCGTATTCGTCGAAAAACCGGTCCTACCTAGGAAGTGGCCGCGGAAGGAAGAAGGCGGCCAAGAGAAACGCTCACGCGAAACGTGGAAATCGCAAACTCGATCGTGGCAACGATGCGACGATCGAAAACTTTTGGAAATCGTGCAAGAGAAAAACGAGGAGTAGATCGGGCAAGCGAGAACACCGAGAAGATCGCGAACGAATCATCGGAGATTTTACGTTCGATCTGCCTCGTAACGATTGCACCGCTTGCTGCCCCACTTGCAAACGCGAGTGCGTCCAGAGCGCACCGTCGTCGGCCGTTCGATCGACTCGCTTTCCCGTCGCTCCCGTCGCTCCCGTCGCTCCCGTCACGATGGCTACGTTGCGGCGAAAACGCGTGTCGAAGATTCGCTCGTGGAAAAGAAACGGTCCTAACGCGGTCCTCGAACCGTCCGACATCGTCGCTTTGCCGAACGAACGACTCGTTCGCGGTCGTCGGAGACTCGTCGACGAGGATCAACGACGTTCTTCGACCGAGGACGAGAACCGCGAACCGATACTCTACCCGTTGCCTCCGATAGATCGAGAATACTCGAGCGATTCTCGTTCCACGACCGTCTCGGAATCGAACAATCGCGAAATCTCGAAGCTGCTCGAAAACGAACACGAACGAGAAACTTTTCGATCGGCCGACTTTTCCTGCGTACTTTCTACCTTCTCGCCGATCGAAGAAATCTCGAACGAGAAGAAATTCTCGATCGAAGAAGAGACGTTGCACGACGATCGAAAGAATCGACTCCCGTCGCCGGCCGACGAGGTTCGCGAAAAGAGACGCTGCAAATCGGTCGACGGTATCGGAAAGCGCTCAGGAACGAGAAGTTCGAGTTTGAAGAGAAACAGGACGGCGCCTGGAAGCGTGAACGCCTTTACGCTTCGAGCGATGACGTTCCAAACGATTCAAGAGCATCCCGAACCGAGAAGAGTGACGCGAGGATCGACGAAAGTGGACAAGGATCGCGTCGTTGGAAAACTGGTGTGGGGTTGTTGCTCCGGCTGGTGGCCAG CGTTAATTATCGATGCCGACCATGTAGGAATGTTGTCCGAGACGGGGAAAGTATGGGTTTACTGGATCGGAGAAGCTCGTATATCATTa CTGAACGAAAAAACGCAGATCGAATCGTTCTCCAGCAATCTGAAGTGTAGGCTGACGCAGAATTTGAACGTAGCACGAGTTCGAGCTATCGACGCGACGATGCAGGTTTTTCCTTCTTTGTTGTTTCTTTcaactcttcttttttttctcgagCACGCTTGTCTTCCCCTCGTTCCACCTCCTCCGTTTCCGTTAACGCGACTCGCTCGTGTCTCGGTGCATCCGAGCATTTTAGCATCCGATTTGCTTCAGATGTTGCGCAAACGACTCGGCTGCGCTTTGACGAAACCTTACGCCGCTTGGATAGAGAAGAACTTCTCGGAGGCGATCGAAG CGTTCGACGAGATAAGGTTCTACCCGTATCCGCCCCGAATACAACAAAGGCTCGACCATCTGAAGGAGAAGAACGCGAAAGTCACCGAAAAATACTTGTCGGATCAAAAGC GCGAAACTCAAAACAAGAAAATCGACAAACCGAAAGAATCGCCGCCGCAACGAGTCGACGTGGATTTAACGCGACTGCCTTTGAAGGAACAACATCCGGGCACTATAACGTGGGCAAAAATCTCGGGGCACAATTGGTGGCCAG CGATGATCATCGATTACCGCGACTGTTGCATGCGTGAGCCAAGCTTTGGTTGTCAGTGGATCATGTGGTACGGCGACTACCAACTTTCGGAG GTTCATCACCAGCTGTTTCTAAGATTCGACAAAGGAATCGAGAGGATGCAAGACTACGTGAAAAACACCAAGAAGCACGTCTATCTGGTCGGTGTCCTCCAAGCTGCGAAG TTTTATTGCACGATTTGCGCCGCTACCGGAACGGTGATCATCTGCGACAAAGAGGAGTGTCCGAG GGTTTACTGCACGGCTTGCATGAAGCATTTGTTGTGCCCGACGACGTACGAGCAAGTGCTGCAGGAAGATCCTTGGGAATGCTTCCTATGTAACGGCGCGTCTCGCTCCGTTTCCGACACGATCGTGCGACCACGCTCAAACTGGAAGGACAAAATAATCGACATGTTTCGTACGGTTTCTAATTCGGTCGTACGGTCGGTTCAACATAGCCAGCATGGAAGAAAGATACGCGTATTGTCTCTGTTCGACGGTTTGAGCACAG GTTTGCTGGTGCTTCAGAAGCTCGGACTAGCCGTAGACGTTTATTACGCGAGCGAAATCGATCCGGACGCGTTGCTGGTGAGCGCCTCGCATTTCGGCGATAGAATCGTTCATTTGGGCGACGTCAGGGGTATCACGAAAGAGAAGATCAAGGAAATTGCCCCGATCGATCTGTTGATCGGTGGATCGCCGTGCAACGACTTGAGCCTCGCTAACCCCGCACGACTCGGTCTCTATG ATCCAAATGGAACGGGAATCCTGTTCTTCGAATACCGCAGAATTCTGGAATTGCTCAAGAAAATTAACAACGGCCGTCACCTCTTTTGGATGTACGAAAACGTTGCCTCGATGCCAAGCGAGTATCGACTAGAAATTAACAA ACATTTAGGACAGGAACCAGACGCGATAGACTCTGCCGATTTTTCACCGCAACACCGACTCAGACTCTACTGGCACAATttacccattgaaccgcaaTTTTTGGCGAATCAAGGCGAACAAGACGTACAAGATATACTTACGCCGCATTGCCAACGTTACGCGCTCGTTAAAAAGATTCGAACGGTTACCACGAAAGTAAATTCGTTGAAACAAG GTAAACTGGCTTTGAAACCGATACTGATGAAGGACGAGAGCGACTCGTTGTGGATAACCGAGCTCGAAGAAATATTCGGATTCCCGCGACATTATACGGACGTGAAGAATTTATCGGCCACAAAACGGCAAAGATTAATAGGCAAATCATGGAGCGTGCAAACCTTAACTGCCATCTTAAGATCTCTTTGTCCCTATTTCGAGTGCAATACCGTGCCAACCGATTGA